In Brevundimonas sp. SGAir0440, one DNA window encodes the following:
- a CDS encoding RluA family pseudouridine synthase has product MSARDLIDDDEDPATGAPAEVLEARIDAAGVRLDKALAGAFPTLSRARLQALLAEGAVSRDGAVLTGGSAKAQPGLYAVALPPVAPATPQPQAIPLIVLYEDTDLIVIDKPAGMAAHPAPGTPDGTLVNALLAHCGDSLSGIGGVARPGIVHRLDKDTSGVMVAAKTDRAHAGLSALFAAHDIERTYIALTRGAPSPATGRIHTRIGRSTGDRKKMAVLKAGGREAITDYVVEASFGQPAKAGGAPMAARVACTLHTGRTHQIRVHLSSRGAPILGDATYGSGSPAIPVRTAIAEAGLMRQALHAAVLGFVHPVTGEALRFETAPPSDMQSLETRLAEL; this is encoded by the coding sequence GTGTCCGCCCGAGATCTGATCGATGACGACGAAGACCCTGCAACCGGCGCCCCCGCCGAGGTGCTGGAGGCTCGCATCGACGCGGCCGGCGTTCGCCTGGACAAGGCCCTGGCCGGCGCCTTCCCCACCCTGTCGCGCGCCCGGCTCCAGGCCCTGCTGGCCGAAGGCGCCGTCAGCCGCGATGGCGCGGTCCTGACCGGCGGTTCCGCCAAGGCCCAGCCCGGCCTCTATGCCGTCGCCCTGCCGCCCGTCGCGCCGGCCACACCCCAACCCCAGGCCATCCCCCTGATCGTCCTCTACGAGGACACCGACCTTATCGTCATCGACAAGCCCGCCGGCATGGCCGCCCACCCCGCGCCCGGCACGCCCGACGGCACCCTCGTCAATGCGCTGCTGGCCCATTGCGGCGACAGCCTGTCGGGCATCGGCGGCGTCGCCCGCCCCGGCATCGTCCACCGGCTGGACAAGGATACCTCCGGCGTCATGGTCGCCGCCAAGACCGACCGCGCCCACGCCGGCCTCTCCGCCCTGTTCGCTGCGCATGACATCGAGCGCACCTATATCGCCCTGACGCGCGGCGCGCCGTCGCCCGCGACCGGCCGCATACACACCCGCATCGGCCGCTCGACCGGCGACCGCAAGAAGATGGCGGTCCTCAAGGCCGGCGGTCGCGAGGCCATCACCGACTATGTCGTTGAAGCGAGCTTCGGGCAGCCCGCGAAAGCTGGCGGCGCCCCCATGGCTGCGCGGGTCGCCTGCACCCTGCACACCGGCCGCACCCATCAGATCCGCGTCCACCTGTCGTCCAGGGGCGCGCCGATCCTTGGCGACGCGACCTACGGCTCGGGCAGCCCCGCCATACCCGTCCGCACCGCCATCGCCGAAGCGGGCCTGATGCGTCAGGCCCTCCACGCCGCCGTCCTGGGCTTTGTCCATCCTGTCACGGGTGAGGCGCTTCGCTTCGAGACCGCGCCGCCCTCCGATATGCAGAGTCTCGAAACGCGCCTCGCCGAACTCTGA
- the pgk gene encoding phosphoglycerate kinase, giving the protein MTFRTLDDAKDFAGKTALVRVDFNVPMEGGKVTDDTRLRVALPTIQRLRDAGAKVALLAHFDRPKGQRVPSMSLKPVVQPLEELLGAPVRFADDCIGPDAVEAIRDLDAGGVVLLENVRFHAAEEANDPVFAQKLADLGDLYVNDAFSAAHRAHASTEGVAHHIPAYAGESMRRELDALDAALGNPHKPVVGIVGGSKVSTKLDLLKNLVGKLDTLAIGGGMANTFLYAQGIDIGGSLAEKDMADTAREILAEAETKGCDILLPVDVVVATEVKPGADARTVKTGEALSTEDKILDAGPDTVARLNAAIDGSKTLIWNGPLGVFEVPPFDAATVAAAKHVAERTKAGALIAVAGGGDTVAAVGHAGVAADLTFVSTAGGAFLEWMEGKPLPGVEALRA; this is encoded by the coding sequence ATGACCTTCCGCACCCTCGACGACGCCAAGGATTTTGCCGGCAAGACCGCTCTGGTCCGCGTGGACTTCAACGTCCCGATGGAGGGCGGCAAGGTCACGGACGACACCCGGCTGCGGGTCGCCCTGCCGACGATCCAGCGCCTGCGCGACGCCGGCGCCAAGGTCGCGCTTCTGGCCCATTTCGACCGCCCCAAGGGCCAACGCGTTCCGTCGATGAGCCTGAAACCCGTCGTTCAGCCGCTGGAAGAACTCCTCGGCGCCCCCGTCCGCTTCGCCGACGACTGCATCGGCCCTGACGCCGTGGAGGCAATTCGCGATCTGGACGCCGGCGGCGTGGTCCTGCTGGAAAACGTACGATTCCACGCGGCGGAAGAGGCCAATGATCCGGTCTTCGCCCAGAAGCTGGCGGATCTCGGCGATCTCTACGTCAACGACGCCTTTTCGGCCGCCCACCGCGCCCACGCCTCGACCGAAGGCGTCGCGCATCACATCCCGGCCTATGCCGGCGAATCCATGCGCCGCGAACTGGACGCGCTCGACGCGGCGCTCGGCAATCCGCATAAGCCGGTCGTCGGCATCGTCGGCGGCTCCAAGGTCTCGACCAAGCTGGATCTGCTGAAGAACCTGGTCGGAAAGCTGGACACGTTGGCCATCGGCGGCGGCATGGCCAACACCTTCCTCTACGCTCAAGGGATCGATATCGGCGGCTCTCTGGCCGAGAAGGATATGGCCGATACGGCGCGCGAGATCCTGGCGGAAGCCGAGACCAAGGGCTGCGACATCCTGCTGCCCGTCGATGTCGTGGTGGCGACCGAGGTCAAGCCCGGCGCCGACGCCCGCACCGTCAAAACCGGCGAAGCGCTCTCGACTGAAGACAAGATCCTGGACGCCGGCCCCGACACCGTCGCGCGCCTGAACGCCGCCATCGACGGGTCCAAGACCCTGATCTGGAACGGCCCGCTGGGCGTGTTCGAGGTGCCGCCCTTCGACGCCGCCACCGTCGCGGCCGCCAAACACGTCGCCGAGCGCACCAAGGCCGGCGCGCTGATCGCGGTGGCCGGCGGCGGCGACACGGTTGCGGCCGTCGGCCATGCCGGCGTCGCGGCGGACCTGACGTTCGTCTCCACCGCCGGCGGCGCCTTCCTGGAATGGATGGAGGGCAAGCCTCTGCCCGGCGTCGAGGCCCTGCGCGCCTGA
- the gap gene encoding type I glyceraldehyde-3-phosphate dehydrogenase, whose amino-acid sequence MTVRVAINGFGRIGRLVLRSIIEHGRTDIEVVAINDLGPVETNAHLFRYDSVHGRFPGTVTSGEDWIDVGTGKIKVTAERDPANLPHAELKVDIAFECTGIFTSKDKASAHLKAGAKRVLVSAPADNADKTIVYKVNHETLTADDIVVSNGSCTTNALAPVAKVLNDLFGIERGYMTTIHSYTGDQPTLDTMHKDLYRARAAALSMIPTSTGAAKALGLVLPELKGKLDGSSIRVPTPNVSVVDLKVVAGREVTVEEINAALQAAADGPMKGVLFTTTDPLVSHDLNHIAASSTAALPQTQVVDGKLARVLSWYDNEWGFATRMSDTALQMAKFL is encoded by the coding sequence ATGACTGTTCGCGTCGCCATCAATGGTTTCGGCCGCATTGGCCGTCTGGTCCTTCGCTCGATCATCGAGCACGGCCGCACGGACATCGAGGTGGTGGCGATCAACGATCTGGGTCCGGTCGAGACTAACGCCCATCTGTTCCGCTACGATTCGGTCCACGGCCGCTTCCCCGGCACGGTGACCTCCGGCGAAGACTGGATCGACGTCGGCACGGGCAAGATCAAGGTTACGGCCGAGCGCGACCCCGCCAATCTGCCGCACGCCGAGTTGAAGGTAGACATCGCCTTCGAATGCACCGGCATCTTCACCTCCAAGGACAAGGCCAGCGCCCACCTGAAGGCCGGCGCCAAGCGCGTCCTGGTTTCGGCGCCCGCCGACAACGCCGACAAGACCATCGTCTACAAGGTCAACCACGAGACCCTGACTGCCGACGACATCGTCGTGTCGAACGGCTCGTGCACCACCAACGCCCTGGCCCCGGTAGCCAAGGTGCTGAACGACCTGTTCGGCATCGAGCGCGGCTATATGACCACCATCCACTCCTACACCGGCGACCAGCCGACGCTGGATACGATGCACAAGGACCTGTACCGCGCCCGCGCCGCAGCCCTGTCGATGATCCCGACCTCGACCGGCGCCGCCAAGGCCCTGGGCCTGGTCCTGCCGGAGCTGAAGGGCAAGCTGGACGGCTCGTCGATCCGCGTCCCGACCCCGAACGTCTCGGTCGTCGATCTGAAGGTCGTCGCCGGTCGCGAAGTCACGGTCGAAGAGATCAACGCGGCGCTTCAGGCCGCCGCCGACGGCCCGATGAAGGGCGTGCTGTTCACCACGACCGACCCGCTGGTCTCGCACGACCTGAACCACATCGCCGCCTCCTCCACCGCCGCCCTGCCCCAGACCCAGGTCGTCGACGGCAAACTGGCCCGCGTTCTGAGCTGGTACGACAACGAGTGGGGCTTCGCGACGCGCATGAGCGACACGGCGCTGCAGATGGCGAAGTTCCTCTGA
- the fba gene encoding class II fructose-bisphosphate aldolase (catalyzes the reversible aldol condensation of dihydroxyacetonephosphate and glyceraldehyde 3-phosphate in the Calvin cycle, glycolysis, and/or gluconeogenesis), giving the protein MARITLRQLLDHAAENDYGLPAYNINNMEQGLAIMEGAHEVNAPVIIQASRGARSYANDIVLAKLIDALAELYPHIPVCMHQDHGNGPATCVTAIQYGFTSVMMDGSLEEDAKTPASYEYNVDVTRRVTEMAHACGVSVEGELGVLGSLETGMGEAEDGHGFEGKLDHSQLLTDPDQAVDFVAATKVDALAIAMGTSHGAYKFTRQPDGEVLAMNVIEEIHRRLPNTHLVMHGSSSVPQDLQDIINQYGGEMPQTWGVPVEEIQRGIKHGVRKVNIDTDNRMAITGAIRKALMEKPGEFDPRYYLKPAKEAMKKLCMERYQQFGCEGQASKIRPLSTAQMAKRYASGDLDPSFRGASVKAA; this is encoded by the coding sequence ATGGCGCGCATCACGCTGCGACAGCTGCTCGACCACGCGGCAGAGAACGACTACGGCCTGCCCGCCTACAACATCAACAACATGGAACAGGGTCTGGCGATCATGGAGGGGGCCCACGAGGTCAACGCCCCCGTTATCATCCAGGCCTCGCGCGGCGCCCGGAGCTACGCCAACGACATCGTTCTGGCCAAGCTGATCGACGCCCTGGCCGAGCTCTATCCGCACATCCCGGTCTGCATGCACCAGGACCATGGCAACGGCCCGGCGACCTGCGTCACCGCCATCCAGTACGGCTTTACCAGCGTGATGATGGACGGCTCACTGGAGGAGGACGCCAAGACCCCCGCCAGCTATGAATACAACGTCGACGTCACCCGTCGCGTCACCGAAATGGCCCACGCCTGCGGCGTCTCGGTCGAGGGTGAACTGGGCGTGCTGGGTTCGCTTGAAACCGGCATGGGCGAGGCCGAGGACGGCCACGGCTTCGAAGGCAAGCTGGACCACTCGCAACTGCTGACCGACCCGGATCAGGCCGTCGACTTCGTCGCCGCCACCAAGGTCGACGCCCTCGCCATCGCCATGGGCACCAGCCACGGCGCCTACAAGTTCACGCGTCAGCCGGATGGCGAGGTCCTGGCCATGAACGTGATCGAGGAAATCCACCGCCGCCTGCCCAACACCCACTTGGTGATGCACGGCTCATCGTCGGTGCCGCAGGATCTGCAGGACATCATCAACCAGTACGGCGGCGAAATGCCCCAGACCTGGGGCGTGCCGGTCGAGGAAATCCAGCGCGGCATCAAGCACGGCGTGCGCAAGGTCAACATCGACACCGATAACCGCATGGCCATCACCGGCGCCATCCGTAAGGCCCTGATGGAGAAGCCGGGCGAGTTCGACCCGCGCTACTATCTGAAGCCCGCCAAGGAGGCGATGAAGAAGCTCTGCATGGAGCGCTACCAGCAGTTCGGTTGCGAGGGTCAGGCGTCCAAGATCCGCCCGCTGTCCACCGCTCAGATGGCGAAGCGCTACGCCTCGGGCGACCTGGATCCGTCCTTCCGCGGCGCATCCGTCAAGGCCGCTTAA
- a CDS encoding phosphoserine transaminase — MSTKPDVKPARPWFSAGPTAKRPGYALGGLPSDLLGRGIRAPEVVERFAHGLRLTREVLEVPDSHVMLYTPGSDTGAVEAALWGMLGARPVQVMAFENFGLTWLADVRDHLGLDPEALTAPWGELPDLSRADWSKDVVFPWNGTTSGVRVPDAGWIADDREGLAICDATSAAFAMPLPFDKLDVVTFSFQKALGGEAGIGVMVLSPRAVERLDTYRPDRAIPKLLRLTDGKGRFDRALADGVAINTFSILTIEDWIDALGWARDIGGLSELIRRTDANYAALAEWVERTDWIAFLPDRPEIRSTTSVCLKFTDARIAALDDKAQKAFVTRFKALLEGEAAVFDMEPHRNAPPGLRLWCGCTVETADVVAATPWLEWAFETAVGEVG; from the coding sequence ATGAGCACGAAGCCTGATGTTAAGCCCGCGCGGCCGTGGTTTTCGGCAGGGCCGACGGCGAAGCGGCCGGGCTATGCGCTGGGCGGATTGCCGTCCGATCTGCTGGGACGCGGCATCCGCGCGCCGGAGGTGGTCGAGCGGTTCGCGCATGGCCTGCGGCTGACACGCGAGGTGCTGGAAGTGCCCGACAGCCATGTGATGCTCTACACGCCAGGGTCGGACACAGGCGCGGTCGAGGCGGCGCTGTGGGGCATGCTGGGCGCGCGGCCCGTGCAGGTCATGGCGTTCGAGAACTTCGGCCTGACCTGGCTGGCGGACGTGAGGGATCATCTGGGGCTGGATCCCGAGGCCCTGACGGCGCCGTGGGGCGAACTGCCGGATCTGAGCCGGGCCGACTGGTCCAAGGACGTGGTGTTCCCGTGGAACGGCACGACCTCGGGCGTGCGCGTGCCGGACGCCGGCTGGATCGCCGACGATCGCGAGGGGCTGGCGATCTGCGACGCGACCTCCGCTGCCTTCGCCATGCCGCTGCCGTTCGACAAGCTGGATGTCGTGACCTTCAGCTTCCAGAAGGCTCTGGGCGGCGAGGCGGGCATCGGGGTGATGGTGCTGTCGCCGCGCGCGGTCGAGCGGCTGGATACGTACCGGCCGGATCGGGCGATTCCCAAGCTGTTGCGGCTGACGGACGGCAAGGGACGGTTCGATCGGGCGCTGGCGGACGGCGTGGCGATCAACACCTTCTCGATCCTGACCATCGAAGACTGGATCGACGCCCTGGGCTGGGCCAGGGACATCGGCGGATTGAGCGAACTGATCCGGCGGACAGACGCCAACTACGCCGCGTTGGCGGAATGGGTCGAACGGACCGACTGGATCGCCTTCCTGCCGGATCGGCCGGAGATCCGGTCGACGACCTCGGTCTGCCTGAAGTTCACCGATGCGCGGATCGCCGCGCTGGACGACAAGGCGCAGAAGGCCTTTGTCACTCGGTTCAAGGCCCTGCTGGAAGGCGAGGCGGCCGTGTTCGATATGGAGCCGCACCGTAATGCGCCGCCTGGTCTTCGGCTATGGTGCGGCTGCACGGTCGAGACGGCCGATGTGGTTGCGGCGACGCCCTGGCTGGAATGGGCGTTCGAGACGGCGGTCGGCGAAGTCGGATAA
- a CDS encoding adenylosuccinate synthase has product MANVAVVGAQWGDEGKGKIVDWLSNRADMVVRFQGGHNAGHTLVVDGKVYKLALLPSGVVQGKPSIIGNGVVVDPWHLVGEIEKIAAQGVTISPEILTIADNACLILPIHPALDVAREAAASAPGAKIGTTGRGIGPAYEDKVGRRAIRVCDLANEDDLKVKIDRLRSHHDPLRAGLGLEPIDPDALLAQLLEIAPKILPYVKPAWRVLDQAQKDGKRVLFEGAQGAFLDVDHGTYPYVTSSNTVAGQAAAGSGIGPRGVGYVLGIVKAYTTRVGEGPFACELNDEVGAHLATVGREVGVNTGRARRCGWFDAVLVRQSVAINGIDGIALTKLDVLDGLKTLKICVGYKVDGELLDYLPSSLKAQGAAEPVFEELEGWSESTAGVRSFKDINANAIKYVRRIEELIGAPVALLSTSPERDDTILMRDPFQG; this is encoded by the coding sequence TTGGCGAACGTAGCGGTGGTCGGCGCCCAGTGGGGCGACGAGGGCAAGGGCAAGATCGTGGACTGGCTGTCCAACCGCGCCGACATGGTCGTGCGGTTCCAGGGCGGTCACAATGCGGGCCATACGCTGGTCGTCGACGGCAAGGTCTATAAGCTGGCGCTGCTGCCCAGCGGCGTCGTGCAGGGCAAGCCGTCGATCATCGGTAATGGCGTGGTTGTCGATCCCTGGCATCTGGTCGGCGAGATTGAGAAAATTGCCGCCCAGGGCGTGACTATCAGCCCCGAGATACTGACCATTGCCGACAACGCCTGCCTGATCCTGCCCATCCACCCTGCGCTGGACGTGGCGCGCGAGGCGGCGGCCAGCGCGCCGGGCGCCAAGATCGGCACGACCGGGCGGGGCATCGGTCCGGCCTATGAAGACAAGGTGGGGCGTCGCGCCATTCGGGTCTGCGATCTGGCCAATGAAGACGATCTGAAGGTCAAGATCGACCGGCTGCGCTCGCACCACGATCCGCTGCGCGCCGGCCTTGGGCTGGAGCCGATCGATCCCGACGCGCTGCTGGCGCAGTTGCTGGAGATCGCGCCGAAGATCCTCCCCTATGTGAAACCGGCCTGGCGCGTGTTGGATCAGGCGCAGAAGGACGGCAAGCGTGTGCTGTTCGAAGGGGCGCAGGGCGCCTTTCTGGATGTGGATCACGGCACCTATCCCTATGTCACCAGCTCCAACACAGTGGCCGGTCAAGCGGCGGCTGGGTCGGGCATCGGTCCGCGCGGCGTCGGCTATGTGCTGGGCATCGTGAAGGCCTATACGACGCGCGTCGGAGAAGGCCCCTTCGCCTGCGAACTGAATGATGAGGTCGGCGCGCATCTGGCGACCGTGGGGCGTGAGGTCGGGGTGAATACCGGCCGCGCGCGCCGCTGCGGCTGGTTCGACGCCGTGTTGGTGCGCCAGTCGGTGGCGATCAACGGCATCGACGGGATCGCCCTGACCAAGCTGGACGTGCTGGACGGGTTGAAGACGCTGAAGATCTGCGTCGGCTATAAGGTCGATGGCGAGTTGCTGGATTATCTGCCCTCGAGCCTGAAGGCCCAGGGGGCGGCCGAGCCGGTGTTCGAGGAGCTGGAGGGCTGGAGCGAAAGCACCGCCGGGGTCCGCAGCTTCAAGGACATCAACGCCAACGCCATCAAATATGTGCGCCGGATCGAGGAGTTGATCGGCGCGCCGGTGGCCCTGCTGTCGACCAGCCCCGAGCGCGACGACACCATTCTGATGCGCGATCCGTTCCAGGGCTGA
- a CDS encoding DUF2799 domain-containing protein: protein MKRLMIAGGAFAAAALLSSCTTMSKDECLAGAWGEKGYADGASGYPMTRLDDHARACAKFQIAPNPAAYGSAREDGLRTYCTFQRGWEEGRAGNAYHGVCRPEEEQAFLPAYRDGRLLHEVEDAYETAESALNSAEARIENREDKLEAKERELRGEGLTDEERERIRDRIQEVRGEIRDARRNAREARDALDQAEWDVRRVRRELSGRYPV from the coding sequence ATGAAGCGGTTGATGATCGCCGGGGGCGCGTTTGCCGCAGCGGCGCTGCTGAGCAGTTGCACGACCATGAGCAAGGACGAATGCCTGGCCGGCGCCTGGGGTGAGAAGGGCTATGCGGACGGGGCGTCGGGCTATCCGATGACGCGACTGGACGACCACGCCAGGGCCTGCGCCAAGTTTCAGATCGCGCCCAATCCGGCGGCCTATGGCTCGGCGCGCGAGGATGGCTTGCGGACCTACTGCACCTTCCAGCGCGGTTGGGAGGAGGGGCGGGCGGGCAATGCCTATCACGGCGTTTGTCGGCCTGAGGAGGAACAGGCGTTTCTGCCGGCCTATCGTGACGGCCGACTGCTGCATGAGGTCGAGGACGCTTACGAGACGGCGGAAAGCGCGCTGAACAGCGCCGAGGCCCGGATCGAGAACCGCGAAGACAAGCTGGAGGCCAAGGAGCGCGAACTGCGCGGCGAAGGCCTGACGGACGAGGAGCGGGAGCGCATCCGTGACCGCATCCAAGAGGTCAGAGGCGAGATCCGCGATGCGCGTCGCAATGCCCGGGAGGCCCGCGACGCGCTGGATCAGGCGGAATGGGACGTTCGCCGGGTGCGGCGCGAACTGAGCGGCCGCTACCCGGTCTAG
- the rpoH gene encoding RNA polymerase sigma factor RpoH: MAANSTLAVMSPEQGLSRYLTEIRKFPMLTKDEEFMLAKRWSEHQDPEAAHRLVTSHLRLVAKIAMGYRGYGLPIGEVISEGNVGLMQAVKKFDADKGFRLATYAMWWIRASIQEYILRSWSLVKMGTTAAQKKLFFNLRKAKSQISAFEEGDLHPEHLAAIATKLGVTEEEVTNMNRRLGGDASLNAPLRADGESEWQDWLADDTAVSQETQLADDEEKGIRMSLLQEAMEELTDREKHILTERRLKDDPVTLEELAGQYGVSRERVRQIEVRAFEKLQKAMRAAAEERNLVDA; encoded by the coding sequence ATGGCTGCCAATAGTACGCTCGCGGTGATGTCGCCTGAACAAGGCCTGTCGCGTTATCTGACGGAAATCCGCAAGTTTCCGATGCTGACCAAGGACGAGGAGTTCATGCTCGCCAAGCGTTGGTCCGAGCACCAGGATCCCGAAGCCGCCCACCGTCTCGTCACCTCGCACCTTCGTCTCGTGGCCAAGATCGCCATGGGGTATCGCGGCTACGGCCTGCCGATCGGCGAAGTCATCTCCGAGGGCAATGTCGGCCTGATGCAGGCCGTCAAGAAGTTCGACGCCGACAAGGGTTTCCGCCTGGCGACCTATGCCATGTGGTGGATCCGCGCCTCGATCCAGGAGTACATTCTGCGCAGCTGGTCGCTCGTGAAGATGGGCACCACCGCGGCGCAGAAGAAGCTGTTCTTCAACCTGCGTAAGGCCAAGAGCCAGATCTCGGCCTTTGAGGAAGGCGACCTGCATCCTGAACACCTCGCCGCCATCGCCACCAAACTGGGCGTGACGGAGGAAGAGGTCACCAACATGAACCGCCGTCTCGGCGGCGACGCCTCCCTGAACGCCCCTCTGCGCGCCGACGGCGAAAGCGAGTGGCAGGACTGGCTGGCCGACGACACGGCCGTGTCCCAGGAAACCCAGCTCGCCGACGACGAGGAAAAGGGCATCCGCATGAGCCTCCTCCAGGAGGCCATGGAAGAGCTGACCGATCGTGAGAAGCACATCCTGACGGAACGTCGCCTCAAGGACGATCCGGTCACGCTGGAAGAGCTCGCTGGCCAGTACGGCGTTTCGCGCGAGCGCGTGCGTCAGATCGAGGTCCGCGCCTTTGAGAAGCTGCAAAAGGCCATGCGCGCCGCCGCTGAAGAGCGGAACCTGGTCGACGCCTGA
- a CDS encoding response regulator yields the protein MEPSLRRVVIVDANLSSARLLTDIVKGMGAREVYSEGDEGRALELLRDVEPGVIFTERSGDRLNGETLARRIRRSSMSCRMSPIIMVTGEATAAAIKGARDAGIHEFLRKPFTTGDLFKRVENVTLKPRPWIEAVGYVGPDRRRFNSGEYSGARKRRSDGAAGGGPAEIRDQTSRILVSAMSQFEQDPSQATRAIRQQAETLNGLAIKTADARLAMAVATLQAYVASGQVTKAGLAQPIGTVVTAARAANEAAPVARAS from the coding sequence ATGGAGCCGTCGCTTCGTCGGGTGGTCATCGTGGACGCCAACCTGTCGTCGGCGCGACTGCTGACGGACATCGTCAAGGGCATGGGTGCGCGCGAGGTCTATTCAGAGGGTGACGAAGGACGCGCGCTGGAGCTGCTGCGCGACGTCGAGCCAGGCGTGATCTTCACAGAACGGTCCGGAGACAGGCTGAACGGCGAGACGCTGGCGCGGCGCATTCGGCGCTCCAGCATGTCGTGCCGCATGTCGCCGATCATCATGGTGACGGGCGAGGCGACCGCTGCGGCGATCAAGGGCGCGCGCGACGCCGGCATCCACGAGTTCCTGAGAAAGCCGTTCACGACGGGCGACCTGTTCAAGCGGGTCGAGAATGTGACGTTGAAGCCGCGACCCTGGATCGAGGCGGTCGGCTATGTCGGGCCGGATCGTCGCCGGTTCAACTCAGGCGAATATTCAGGCGCCCGCAAGCGCCGCAGCGATGGTGCGGCCGGAGGCGGCCCTGCCGAAATCCGCGATCAGACGTCACGAATCCTGGTTTCGGCCATGTCGCAGTTTGAGCAGGATCCGTCGCAGGCGACGCGCGCCATTCGCCAGCAGGCCGAGACGCTGAACGGTCTGGCCATCAAGACGGCGGACGCGCGACTGGCAATGGCTGTGGCGACCCTGCAGGCCTATGTGGCCAGCGGTCAGGTGACGAAGGCGGGACTGGCCCAGCCGATCGGCACGGTGGTGACGGCTGCGAGAGCGGCCAATGAAGCGGCGCCGGTGGCGCGCGCGTCATGA